In Streptomyces ambofaciens ATCC 23877, a single genomic region encodes these proteins:
- a CDS encoding FAD-dependent monooxygenase: protein MTRTERAVVIGGGIGGLTAAAALHRRGLHVTVLERAPSLQPVGAGISLSPNALRALDVIGLGDPIRDLAAWQGDGGVRTPGGRWLSRSSARAAAERFGGPLVLLHRATLIDHLAAQLPPDTVRTAADARLVDPGDENWPARVRTPDGELAADLVVAADGLRSAVRGTLFPRHPGPVYSGFTTWRLLIPVPGVDFASHETWGRGRIWGTHPLKDGRVYAYAAAVTPAGGHATDERAELLHRYGDWHDPIPAVLAAARPEDVLRHDVHHIAEPLPAFHRGRVALLGDAAHAMPPTLGQGGNQAVEDAIVLAHHHDDLGAYTAARLPRTTAVARQAVRIARLNLMTGRVGTAVRDTAIAGLSKARPALFLRGFDGIADWRPPQPPYASEHTQVG from the coding sequence ATGACCCGAACCGAGCGGGCCGTCGTGATCGGCGGCGGCATAGGCGGCCTGACCGCGGCGGCCGCCCTGCACCGCCGCGGTCTGCACGTCACCGTGCTGGAGCGGGCGCCCTCGCTCCAGCCGGTCGGCGCGGGCATCTCGCTGTCGCCCAACGCCCTGCGCGCCCTCGACGTCATCGGCCTCGGCGACCCGATCCGCGACCTCGCCGCGTGGCAGGGCGACGGGGGAGTGCGCACGCCGGGAGGGCGCTGGCTCTCCCGCTCCAGCGCACGGGCCGCGGCGGAACGGTTCGGCGGCCCGCTGGTGCTGCTGCACCGGGCCACCCTCATCGACCACCTGGCCGCGCAGCTGCCGCCGGACACCGTCCGCACGGCCGCCGACGCCCGGCTCGTCGACCCCGGTGACGAGAACTGGCCGGCCAGGGTGCGTACACCCGACGGGGAGCTGGCGGCCGACCTGGTCGTCGCCGCCGACGGCCTCCGCTCCGCCGTGCGCGGCACGCTCTTCCCCCGCCACCCCGGCCCCGTCTACTCCGGCTTCACCACGTGGCGCCTGCTGATCCCGGTGCCCGGCGTCGATTTCGCCTCGCACGAGACCTGGGGCCGGGGCCGCATCTGGGGCACGCACCCCCTCAAGGACGGCCGGGTCTACGCCTACGCCGCCGCCGTCACTCCGGCGGGCGGGCACGCGACCGACGAGCGGGCGGAGCTGCTGCACCGGTACGGCGACTGGCACGACCCGATCCCCGCCGTCCTCGCCGCCGCCCGCCCCGAGGACGTCCTGCGTCACGACGTGCACCACATCGCCGAGCCGTTGCCCGCCTTCCACCGGGGCAGGGTGGCGCTCCTCGGGGACGCCGCGCACGCCATGCCGCCGACCCTCGGGCAGGGCGGCAACCAGGCCGTCGAGGACGCGATCGTGCTCGCCCACCACCACGACGACCTCGGCGCCTACACCGCCGCGCGCCTGCCCCGCACGACGGCCGTCGCCCGCCAGGCCGTCAGGATCGCCCGGCTCAACCTGATGACCGGCCGGGTCGGGACCGCCGTGCGCGACACCGCGATCGCCGGCCTCTCGAAGGCCCGACCGGCCCTGTTCCTGCGGGGCTTCGACGGCATCGCCGACTGGCGCCCCCCGCAGCCCCCGTATGCTTCCGAGCACACCCAGGTCGGCTAG
- a CDS encoding TetR/AcrR family transcriptional regulator — protein sequence MSASTASPSPPTGVSRADLVADAALALLAERGMRGLTHRAVDEAAGLPQGSTSNLARTRQALLELAVRRLADREARVLALEEMPDPRAGLDSLVDALALAAHRALTHHRELTLARYELALEATRRPELRAHFDAAGARFRDGLGALVTAMGSTDPARHVLSLTAWADGLLFSCVAGSFHAEVPGLDEVRADLREVLGGMLGG from the coding sequence ATGTCCGCATCCACCGCATCCCCTTCGCCCCCGACCGGCGTCTCCCGGGCCGACCTCGTCGCCGATGCCGCTCTCGCCCTGCTCGCCGAGCGCGGGATGCGCGGGCTCACCCACCGTGCGGTCGACGAGGCGGCCGGGCTCCCGCAGGGGTCCACGTCCAACCTCGCGCGAACCCGGCAGGCACTCCTGGAGCTGGCGGTACGGCGCCTGGCCGACCGGGAGGCCCGGGTACTGGCGCTGGAGGAGATGCCGGACCCGCGGGCCGGCCTGGACTCCCTGGTGGACGCGCTGGCGCTGGCCGCACACCGCGCGCTCACCCACCACCGCGAGCTGACGCTGGCCCGCTACGAACTGGCCCTGGAGGCCACGCGCCGGCCCGAACTGCGCGCCCACTTCGACGCGGCGGGCGCCCGCTTCCGGGATGGGCTCGGCGCCCTCGTCACGGCGATGGGCTCCACCGACCCGGCGCGGCACGTGCTGTCCCTGACCGCCTGGGCGGACGGGTTGCTGTTCAGCTGCGTGGCCGGCTCGTTCCACGCCGAGGTGCCGGGCCTCGATGAGGTGCGGGCGGACCTGCGGGAGGTCCTGGGCGGCATGCTGGGCGGCTGA
- a CDS encoding DinB family protein, which yields MTTNRLEPAPDADERAMLEGWLEYHRQTLAWKCEGLTDAQLRTAAVAPSGLSLMGLVRHLAETERSWYRRVLADEDAGPLYYSDEDPDGEFHLTEADTWHEAHATWQAEIEAARRHAAGFHLDELSRGKHRRTGARPSLRWIHTHMIEEYARHNGHADLIRECLDGTTGD from the coding sequence ATGACGACGAACCGCCTCGAACCCGCCCCCGACGCCGACGAACGCGCCATGCTGGAGGGCTGGTTGGAGTACCACCGGCAGACCCTCGCCTGGAAGTGCGAAGGTCTCACCGACGCCCAGCTGAGGACGGCCGCCGTGGCGCCCTCGGGCTTGTCCCTCATGGGACTGGTACGGCACCTGGCGGAGACGGAGCGGAGCTGGTACCGCAGGGTGCTCGCGGACGAGGACGCGGGCCCCCTCTACTACTCCGACGAGGACCCCGACGGCGAGTTCCACCTGACCGAGGCCGACACCTGGCACGAGGCCCACGCCACCTGGCAGGCGGAGATCGAGGCCGCCCGACGCCACGCGGCGGGCTTCCACCTGGACGAGTTGTCCCGCGGGAAGCACCGGCGCACCGGCGCACGGCCCAGCCTGCGCTGGATCCACACCCACATGATCGAGGAGTACGCCCGTCACAACGGGCACGCCGACCTGATCCGCGAGTGCCTCGACGGCACCACGGGAGACTGA
- the ung gene encoding uracil-DNA glycosylase, with translation MTDIAMLPESWREVLGGELQQPYFKELVEFVEEERANGPVYPPREEVFAALQATPYDRVKVLVLGQDPYHGEGQGHGLCFSVRPGVKVPPSLRNIYKEMHAELDTPIPDNGYLMPWAKQGVLLLNAVLTVRAGEANSHKARGWELFTDAVIRAVADRTDPAVFVLWGNYAQKKLPLIDETRHVVVKGAHPSPLSAKKFFGSRPFTQINEAVAKQGHEPIDWTIPNLG, from the coding sequence GTGACCGACATCGCCATGCTGCCCGAGTCCTGGCGCGAGGTGCTGGGGGGCGAGCTGCAGCAGCCCTACTTCAAGGAGCTGGTGGAGTTCGTCGAGGAGGAGCGGGCGAACGGCCCCGTGTACCCCCCGCGCGAGGAGGTCTTCGCCGCTCTTCAGGCCACGCCGTACGACCGGGTGAAGGTGCTGGTCCTCGGCCAGGACCCGTACCACGGCGAGGGGCAGGGCCACGGCCTGTGCTTCTCGGTCCGGCCGGGGGTGAAGGTACCGCCCTCCCTGCGGAACATCTACAAGGAGATGCACGCCGAGCTGGACACCCCGATCCCGGACAACGGCTATCTCATGCCCTGGGCGAAGCAGGGCGTCCTGCTGCTCAACGCGGTGCTCACGGTGCGCGCCGGCGAGGCGAACTCGCACAAGGCCCGCGGCTGGGAGCTGTTCACCGACGCGGTGATCCGCGCGGTGGCCGACCGGACCGACCCGGCGGTGTTCGTGCTGTGGGGCAACTACGCGCAGAAGAAGCTGCCGCTGATCGACGAGACGCGGCACGTGGTCGTCAAGGGCGCGCACCCCTCGCCGCTGTCGGCGAAGAAGTTCTTCGGTTCCCGTCCGTTCACGCAGATCAACGAGGCGGTGGCGAAGCAGGGCCACGAGCCGATCGACTGGACCATCCCGAACCTGGGCTGA
- a CDS encoding ABC transporter substrate-binding protein, with protein MFNRKRGLRRVAAIVSISSLVTGCGILSSDSSDDEGPIVVGTTSAPSTLDPAASWDGSWELFRNIYQTLLSYPGGATEPQPDAAEECAFTDASNQVYRCELRKGLTFSNGDPLDARAVKHSIDRVKKINVNGGPAGLLGTLERVQAPSEREVVFHLDKPDATFPFVLATPAMSIVEPGGYPADALREDGEVVGSGPYELQSYTDGERAELVRNDKYKGFAERHNDAVTVRYFKDSAGMVKALRDGDIQVTYRGLAADDVITLQGKASKDENLQLVEGSGTEIRYLVFNPEDPWAGRKEVRQAIAQVIDRAAIAHKIYQDTVDPLYSMVPKGLTGHTTGFFDDYGDPSVPKARKILTGAGITEPVPLTLWYTTDRYGSETAQEFGEIKRQLEASGLFEVTLENRPWKTYVAGYQKGEYPVFGRGWSPDFPDAENFIAPFVGEQNALGTPYLAPEITGELLPRSRRETDRANVEKDFERAQQILVNDARLLPLWQGKQYVAASADISGAEGAMDPSTIMMMWQLYRKTSW; from the coding sequence GTGTTCAACCGGAAGCGAGGCCTGCGGCGGGTCGCGGCCATCGTGTCCATATCGTCGCTGGTCACCGGATGCGGCATCCTGTCGTCCGACAGCTCGGACGACGAGGGGCCCATCGTCGTCGGAACGACCAGCGCCCCCAGCACCCTGGATCCGGCCGCCTCGTGGGACGGCTCCTGGGAGCTGTTCCGCAACATCTACCAGACGCTGCTCAGCTACCCGGGCGGTGCGACCGAGCCCCAGCCCGACGCCGCCGAGGAGTGCGCCTTCACCGACGCCTCCAACCAGGTCTACCGCTGCGAGCTCCGCAAGGGCCTGACCTTCTCCAACGGGGACCCGCTGGACGCCCGGGCCGTCAAGCACTCGATCGACCGGGTCAAGAAGATCAACGTCAACGGCGGCCCCGCCGGTCTGCTGGGCACCCTCGAACGGGTCCAGGCGCCGAGCGAGCGCGAGGTGGTCTTCCACCTCGACAAGCCGGACGCGACCTTCCCGTTCGTGCTCGCCACACCCGCCATGTCGATCGTCGAACCCGGTGGCTACCCGGCCGACGCCCTGCGCGAGGACGGCGAGGTCGTCGGCTCAGGACCCTACGAGCTCCAGTCGTACACGGACGGCGAGCGTGCCGAACTCGTCCGCAACGACAAGTACAAGGGCTTCGCCGAACGCCACAACGACGCGGTGACCGTCCGCTACTTCAAGGACTCCGCCGGCATGGTCAAGGCGCTGCGCGACGGGGACATCCAGGTCACCTACCGGGGGCTGGCGGCCGACGACGTGATCACCCTGCAGGGCAAGGCCAGCAAGGACGAGAACCTCCAGCTGGTCGAGGGGAGCGGTACGGAGATCCGCTACCTCGTCTTCAACCCCGAGGACCCCTGGGCCGGCCGGAAGGAAGTGCGCCAGGCCATCGCCCAGGTGATCGACCGCGCGGCCATCGCCCACAAGATCTACCAGGACACCGTCGACCCGCTGTACTCGATGGTCCCCAAGGGCCTCACCGGTCACACCACGGGCTTCTTCGACGACTACGGCGACCCCAGCGTCCCCAAGGCCCGCAAGATCCTCACCGGCGCCGGCATCACCGAGCCCGTCCCGCTCACCCTCTGGTACACCACCGACCGCTACGGCTCGGAGACGGCGCAGGAGTTCGGGGAGATCAAGCGCCAGCTCGAGGCCTCCGGCCTGTTCGAGGTCACCCTGGAGAACCGGCCGTGGAAGACCTACGTCGCCGGCTACCAGAAGGGTGAGTACCCGGTGTTCGGCCGCGGCTGGTCCCCGGACTTCCCGGACGCGGAGAACTTCATCGCGCCCTTCGTCGGCGAGCAGAACGCGCTGGGCACCCCCTACCTCGCGCCGGAGATCACCGGTGAGCTGCTGCCGCGCTCCCGCCGTGAGACCGACCGCGCCAACGTGGAGAAGGACTTCGAGCGGGCGCAGCAGATCCTGGTGAACGACGCCCGGCTGCTGCCGCTGTGGCAGGGCAAGCAGTACGTGGCGGCGAGTGCGGACATCTCGGGGGCGGAGGGGGCCATGGACCCCTCGACGATCATGATGATGTGGCAGCTGTACCGGAAGACCAGCTGGTAG
- a CDS encoding SDR family oxidoreductase, protein MTELPGLSGKVALVTGASRGIGYGVAEALVARGDRVCITGRNEEALKEAVDKLGSDRVIGVAGKAHDEAHQAVAVERTMEAFGRVDFLVNNAGTNPVFGPIADLDLNVARKVYETNVISALGFAQRTWHAWQKDNGGAIVNIASVAGLSPSPFIAAYGVSKAALINLTAQLAHEFAPKVRVNAIAPAVVKTKFAAALYEGREEEAAAGYPLGRLGVPSDIGGAAAFLTSAQSDWVTGQTLVVDGGIFLNAGVA, encoded by the coding sequence ATGACTGAACTCCCCGGACTCTCCGGCAAGGTCGCGCTCGTCACCGGCGCCAGCCGCGGCATCGGCTACGGCGTCGCCGAGGCGCTCGTCGCGCGCGGCGACCGCGTCTGCATCACCGGACGCAACGAGGAAGCCCTCAAGGAGGCCGTCGACAAGCTCGGCTCCGACCGGGTCATCGGCGTCGCGGGCAAGGCGCACGACGAGGCCCACCAGGCCGTCGCCGTCGAGCGCACGATGGAGGCCTTCGGCCGCGTCGACTTCCTGGTCAACAACGCCGGCACCAACCCGGTGTTCGGGCCGATCGCCGACCTCGACCTGAACGTCGCGCGCAAGGTCTACGAGACCAACGTCATCTCGGCGCTCGGTTTCGCCCAGCGCACCTGGCACGCCTGGCAGAAGGACAACGGCGGCGCGATCGTCAACATCGCCTCGGTGGCGGGCCTGTCGCCCTCGCCCTTCATCGCCGCCTACGGCGTCAGCAAGGCCGCGCTGATCAACCTCACCGCGCAGCTCGCGCACGAGTTCGCGCCCAAGGTGCGGGTCAACGCGATCGCCCCGGCCGTCGTGAAGACCAAGTTCGCCGCCGCCCTGTACGAGGGCCGCGAGGAGGAGGCCGCCGCGGGCTACCCGCTGGGCCGGCTCGGCGTGCCCTCCGACATCGGCGGCGCCGCCGCGTTCCTCACCTCGGCTCAGTCCGACTGGGTCACCGGGCAGACGCTGGTGGTCGACGGTGGCATCTTCCTGAACGCCGGCGTGGCCTGA
- the fabG gene encoding 3-oxoacyl-ACP reductase FabG, with amino-acid sequence MSTTEQRVAVVTGAARGIGAATAVRLAAEGRAVAVLDLDEAACKDTVEKITAAGGKAIAVGCDVSDEAQVEAAVARIAEELGAPTILVNNAGVLRDNLLFKMSVSDWDTVMNVHLRGAFLMSKACQKHMVDAGFGRIVNLSSSSALGNRGQVNYSAAKAGLQGFTKTLAKELGKFGVTANSVAPGFIATEMTKATADRVGMGFDDFKAAAATQIPVARVGEPEDIANAIAFFTGEAAGFVSGQVLYVAGGPLD; translated from the coding sequence ATGTCCACCACTGAGCAGCGGGTCGCCGTCGTCACCGGAGCCGCGCGCGGCATCGGTGCCGCCACCGCCGTACGACTGGCCGCAGAGGGCCGCGCCGTCGCCGTCCTCGACCTCGACGAGGCGGCCTGCAAGGACACCGTGGAGAAGATCACCGCGGCCGGCGGCAAGGCGATCGCGGTCGGCTGCGACGTCTCCGACGAGGCGCAGGTCGAGGCGGCCGTCGCGCGGATCGCCGAGGAACTGGGCGCGCCGACGATCCTGGTCAACAACGCGGGCGTGCTGCGCGACAACCTGCTGTTCAAGATGAGCGTCTCCGACTGGGACACCGTCATGAACGTGCACCTGCGCGGCGCCTTCCTGATGTCCAAGGCCTGCCAGAAGCACATGGTGGACGCCGGCTTCGGCCGCATCGTCAACCTGTCCTCGTCCTCGGCGCTCGGCAACCGCGGCCAGGTCAACTACTCCGCCGCCAAGGCCGGTCTGCAGGGCTTCACCAAGACCCTCGCCAAGGAGCTCGGCAAGTTCGGCGTCACCGCCAACTCCGTCGCCCCCGGCTTCATCGCCACCGAGATGACCAAGGCCACCGCCGACCGCGTCGGCATGGGCTTCGACGACTTCAAGGCCGCGGCGGCCACGCAGATCCCGGTGGCGCGCGTCGGCGAGCCCGAGGACATCGCCAACGCCATCGCCTTCTTCACCGGCGAGGCCGCCGGCTTCGTCTCCGGCCAGGTGCTGTACGTGGCCGGCGGACCGCTCGACTAG
- a CDS encoding DUF3037 domain-containing protein: MSDRHVFEYALLRVVPRVERGECVNAGVLVYCRARSYVGARTHLDEGRLLALDRHVDLPGVRAALRAVESLCTGGDAAGQAAHDDPGRRFRWLIAPRSTIVQPGPVHTGLTADPAAETERLLDLLVR, encoded by the coding sequence GTGAGTGACCGTCATGTCTTCGAGTACGCGCTGCTGCGCGTCGTGCCCCGGGTCGAGCGCGGGGAGTGCGTCAACGCCGGAGTCCTCGTGTACTGCCGGGCGCGTTCCTACGTGGGCGCTCGCACCCACCTCGACGAGGGCCGGCTGCTGGCCCTCGACCGGCACGTGGACCTGCCCGGCGTGCGGGCGGCGCTGCGTGCCGTCGAGAGCCTGTGCACCGGCGGGGACGCGGCGGGCCAGGCGGCCCACGACGACCCCGGCCGCCGCTTCCGCTGGCTGATCGCCCCCCGCTCCACCATCGTGCAGCCCGGCCCGGTCCACACCGGCCTCACGGCCGACCCGGCGGCCGAGACGGAACGGCTCCTCGACCTGCTGGTGCGGTAG
- a CDS encoding HipA family kinase: MLKEVIATRYITPLREGGSLPGLIEADDLGTYVLKFTGAGQGRKTLVAEVVCGELARRLGLRVPRLVTVGLDPVLGLGEPDQQVQELLKSSGGTNLGMDFLSGALGFDPLAFEVSAEEAGRIVWFDALVNNVDRSWRNPNLLRWRGEVWLVDHGATMIWHHNWPGAETSAARPYDASDHALARFAPDVRAAAAELAPLVTEELIADVTAEIPDVWLLDEPGFATPDELRRAYARPLLARAAGVHERIQSGGHR, from the coding sequence ATGCTCAAGGAAGTCATCGCGACCCGCTACATCACGCCGTTGCGTGAAGGCGGTTCGCTGCCGGGACTGATCGAGGCCGACGACCTCGGGACCTACGTGCTGAAGTTCACCGGCGCGGGACAGGGCCGCAAGACGCTCGTCGCCGAGGTGGTCTGCGGGGAACTCGCCCGACGGCTGGGCTTGCGGGTACCGCGCCTGGTGACGGTCGGCCTCGACCCGGTGCTGGGGCTCGGCGAACCCGACCAGCAGGTGCAGGAACTGCTCAAGTCGAGCGGTGGCACCAACCTCGGGATGGACTTCCTGTCCGGCGCCCTCGGCTTCGACCCGCTCGCCTTCGAGGTGAGCGCGGAGGAGGCCGGACGGATCGTGTGGTTCGACGCCCTGGTGAACAACGTCGACCGGTCCTGGCGGAACCCCAACCTGCTGCGGTGGCGGGGCGAGGTGTGGCTCGTCGACCACGGCGCCACCATGATCTGGCACCACAACTGGCCCGGCGCCGAGACCTCCGCCGCCCGGCCCTACGACGCCTCGGACCACGCCCTGGCGCGCTTCGCCCCGGACGTCCGCGCGGCCGCCGCCGAGCTCGCCCCGCTGGTCACCGAGGAACTCATCGCCGACGTCACCGCCGAGATCCCGGACGTCTGGCTGCTGGACGAGCCCGGCTTCGCCACGCCCGACGAGCTGCGGCGCGCCTACGCCCGGCCGCTGCTGGCCCGGGCCGCCGGCGTCCACGAACGCATCCAGAGTGGGGGACACCGGTGA
- a CDS encoding Rieske (2Fe-2S) protein yields MTSASFHPAAGPARRTVVAAAGAAGLAVALTACGGSDDDASGDTGAAPSAPSAESTDGGGSGGDDAGAGAALAATADIPEGGGKVFADQKVVVTQPAAGEFKAFSATCTHQGCAVKSVAEGVINCPCHNSNFSITDGSVQSGPARKPLPAVQITVSGDSIRLAG; encoded by the coding sequence ATGACCAGCGCATCGTTCCACCCCGCAGCCGGACCGGCTCGTCGTACCGTCGTGGCCGCGGCCGGAGCGGCGGGGCTCGCCGTCGCGCTGACCGCCTGCGGCGGGTCCGACGACGACGCGTCGGGCGACACCGGCGCCGCACCGTCGGCCCCCTCCGCCGAGTCGACGGACGGCGGCGGCTCGGGCGGCGACGACGCCGGTGCCGGCGCGGCGCTCGCGGCGACCGCGGACATCCCCGAAGGCGGCGGCAAGGTCTTCGCCGATCAGAAGGTGGTGGTCACCCAGCCCGCGGCGGGCGAGTTCAAGGCGTTCTCGGCCACCTGCACCCACCAGGGCTGCGCGGTGAAGAGCGTGGCCGAGGGTGTCATCAACTGCCCCTGCCACAACAGCAACTTCTCCATCACCGACGGCAGCGTGCAGAGCGGTCCGGCGCGCAAACCGCTGCCGGCCGTGCAGATCACGGTCAGCGGTGACTCGATCCGGCTGGCCGGATGA
- a CDS encoding pyridoxamine 5'-phosphate oxidase family protein, whose product MTVAQRRGRKIMMTPGELDAFLTVQRTCRVATVSADGAPHVSTLWFAWDGSSMWLYSVVRSRRWTDLRRDPRVAVVVDTGEEYDELRGAELSGRVDFVGEAPRTGELCAELDFPETLFARKNFGLEEMPHDGRHAWLRLTPEKVVSWDFRKLASP is encoded by the coding sequence ATGACCGTCGCTCAGCGCCGGGGCCGGAAGATCATGATGACCCCCGGTGAGCTGGACGCGTTCCTCACCGTCCAGCGCACCTGCCGGGTCGCCACGGTCTCGGCCGACGGCGCCCCGCACGTGAGCACGCTCTGGTTCGCCTGGGACGGCTCCTCGATGTGGCTCTACTCGGTCGTGCGCAGTCGGCGCTGGACGGATCTGCGGCGCGACCCCCGGGTGGCCGTCGTCGTCGACACCGGGGAGGAGTACGACGAGCTGCGGGGCGCGGAGCTGTCCGGCCGGGTGGACTTCGTGGGCGAGGCACCCCGCACGGGCGAGCTGTGCGCCGAACTCGACTTCCCGGAGACGCTCTTCGCCCGCAAGAACTTCGGGCTGGAGGAGATGCCGCACGACGGCCGCCACGCCTGGCTGCGGCTGACCCCCGAGAAGGTCGTCTCCTGGGACTTCCGCAAGCTGGCCTCGCCGTGA